The Roseofilum reptotaenium CS-1145 genome includes the window TTCTGTCCCTTTAGCTGTACTAATTATCGAAGTTTTTACGGTATGAGCTTTTTTCTTACCCGAATACAACTTTTTTTGTTCGCCTGGGTCTGATGGACGCTCAATCAATTGTTCCGTTGTATCTACCAATAGTTCCATCTCCTCTAATATTTCTTTAACCCACTCTTTTTCTCCTTTTTTTTTTAATTGTTCCATCAGGGAAGGCGGTAGAAGTTCTTCTAATATTTCTATCCATTCATGAAAGATTTTATGGGCGGTAGATTCACTCACTCCAAATTGAATTCCTAAAATTTGAAAGGTTGGGAAATTATGCAGATAGAAAAGAGTTAAAATAATCTGCTCTTCTAACCTAAGTTTAGCTTCCCTACCTCCTCCCGCTTTTATGAGTCTAGGTTTTTCTTTTTTCTTTTCCTGATATTTCTGTTTTCCTATCTGAGTTAAACTCTCCAGTTGCTCGGCATTAATCCCTAA containing:
- a CDS encoding transposase — its product is LGINAEQLESLTQIGKQKYQEKKKEKPRLIKAGGGREAKLRLEEQIILTLFYLHNFPTFQILGIQFGVSESTAHKIFHEWIEILEELLPPSLMEQLKKKGEKEWVKEILEEMELLVDTTEQLIERPSDPGEQKKLYSGKKKAHTVKTSIISTAKGTEIIDIKVSLEKVRSDLNLWREQEIRLGKNQRYRGDKAYQGEERIEIPHKKPKGKVLKEEEKEENRRKARERIFVEHLIRQLKKFRIVGERFRLWRQSYEKIIRVVCGLVRGRIGALILDI